In one Mucilaginibacter sp. PAMB04168 genomic region, the following are encoded:
- a CDS encoding SDR family oxidoreductase: protein MSNSSNLFNLQGKTALVTGGNKGIGKGMAIGLAEAGADIIVVSGSVELQGSEIEKEVTALGRKFKAYQANLGNREGLYDFVNKVLAENPQIDILINNAGTIMRKPAAEHPDEWWDSVLSLNLDAPFILAREIGKHMIERGSGKIIFTCSLLSFQGGINVPGYAASKGALASLVKALANEWASKGINVNGIAPGYIATDNTEALRNDPDRSKSILDRIPAARWGESEDFKGPAVFLSSDAGSYVNGHLLTVDGGWMGR from the coding sequence ATGAGTAATTCATCTAACTTGTTTAATCTGCAGGGTAAAACGGCGCTGGTTACCGGCGGCAATAAAGGCATAGGTAAAGGCATGGCAATTGGTTTGGCCGAAGCTGGTGCCGATATTATTGTCGTATCGGGCTCAGTTGAACTGCAAGGCAGCGAAATTGAAAAGGAAGTAACCGCTTTAGGTCGCAAATTTAAGGCATACCAGGCCAACCTGGGCAACCGCGAAGGTTTGTACGACTTTGTGAATAAAGTACTGGCCGAGAATCCACAGATAGATATCCTGATAAACAATGCCGGCACCATTATGCGTAAACCAGCAGCCGAACATCCTGACGAATGGTGGGACAGCGTACTTTCTTTAAACCTCGACGCGCCTTTTATACTGGCCCGCGAAATAGGCAAGCACATGATTGAGCGTGGTAGTGGCAAAATTATATTCACCTGTTCGTTATTAAGCTTTCAGGGCGGCATTAATGTACCCGGTTATGCAGCCAGCAAAGGTGCATTGGCCAGCCTGGTTAAAGCGCTGGCTAACGAATGGGCATCTAAAGGCATTAACGTTAACGGTATTGCACCTGGCTATATCGCTACCGACAACACCGAGGCCCTGCGTAATGATCCCGACCGCAGCAAGAGCATTTTAGACCGCATACCGGCAGCACGCTGGGGCGAGTCTGAAGACTTTAAAGGGCCGGCTGTATTTTTATCATCAGATGCTGGCAGCTATGTAAACGGCCACCTGCTTACCGTTGACGGTGGCTGGATGGGAAGGTAA
- a CDS encoding ankyrin repeat domain-containing protein: MPKKRTTLPKDFEELLSKKSLQELKDIFNQCEVDAHGGYEKQTALAFDNCPHELAEWLIEQGADLQATDTWGNTPLHTRARSTSGNIESLLKLGADINNKSNSTGTPLHAAADAHNVENTKLLLAHGAKADELNADGYTPLEVALSTCNNIDIVETAEISGIYLNAGVQTTSRMKDLVAKIGSTFEFHRANFDQDTVAEVSEALEELYRLFNVVPVSKRILHDGKSPIITTAVTWQKQHQDLWEQLVPSSGHAATIQGEVIRITGRIARELEDNGGVNWDGEYKKMTDALLAYLKQGKQLPSIELAEVEDLVKEVKQKSGNTARLCELSVKWVTENTLPLTLSSISYKR; encoded by the coding sequence ATGCCCAAAAAAAGAACAACGTTGCCTAAAGATTTTGAAGAACTTTTAAGTAAAAAAAGTTTGCAGGAACTTAAAGACATTTTTAACCAATGCGAGGTTGATGCTCATGGAGGATATGAAAAGCAAACCGCGTTAGCTTTTGATAATTGCCCTCATGAATTGGCAGAATGGCTGATTGAACAAGGGGCCGATTTACAAGCAACCGATACCTGGGGAAATACGCCTCTTCATACAAGAGCACGTAGCACATCAGGCAATATAGAAAGCTTGTTAAAGTTAGGAGCCGACATAAACAACAAAAGCAACTCAACAGGCACACCCCTCCATGCAGCTGCAGATGCTCACAATGTTGAAAACACAAAGCTTTTGCTAGCCCACGGAGCGAAAGCTGATGAACTTAATGCCGATGGATATACACCATTAGAAGTAGCACTCAGCACCTGTAATAATATAGACATTGTTGAAACTGCAGAAATATCCGGAATTTACCTGAATGCAGGTGTGCAAACTACTTCAAGGATGAAGGATCTGGTTGCCAAAATAGGTAGCACTTTTGAGTTTCATAGAGCCAATTTTGATCAAGATACGGTAGCTGAAGTAAGTGAAGCTTTAGAAGAATTATACAGACTGTTCAATGTGGTACCGGTATCCAAACGTATTTTGCACGATGGTAAATCTCCGATAATTACCACCGCAGTAACCTGGCAAAAACAACATCAGGACCTTTGGGAACAACTGGTTCCTTCAAGTGGCCATGCCGCAACTATTCAGGGTGAAGTTATCCGCATTACAGGTCGGATTGCCCGTGAATTAGAAGACAACGGCGGTGTAAACTGGGACGGAGAATACAAAAAGATGACCGATGCGCTACTTGCATACTTGAAGCAAGGTAAGCAACTGCCTTCGATTGAATTGGCGGAAGTGGAAGATCTTGTTAAAGAAGTTAAACAAAAATCAGGCAATACCGCCCGGTTGTGCGAACTTAGCGTTAAGTGGGTAACAGAAAACACGCTGCCTTTAACGCTTTCCTCTATATCTTATAAGCGATAA
- a CDS encoding DUF2911 domain-containing protein: MKKIYILILAVIVAGSTFSAQAQGFKMPQASSAQTLVQEFGLGKITLNYSRPNTKGRKIFGALEPYGKVWRTGANNATVITFTDDVTIEGNKVPAGEYAFFSIPDANEWTIILNKTTKQWGAYEYKQADDFLRFKVKAAKTAAPVETFTMQFANVLPTTAELQLMWERTAINLHLATDIDSRVMAGIETAMKGEKKPYFAAVQYYYENGKDLNKALEWITEAEKTAPKAPYYKLWKARIQLKMGNKAAAIATAEEGARLAREEKNDEYIRLNEGVIKQAKG; encoded by the coding sequence ATGAAAAAAATTTACATCTTAATTTTAGCTGTTATAGTAGCAGGCAGCACCTTTTCTGCCCAGGCACAGGGCTTTAAAATGCCACAAGCCAGTTCGGCACAAACCCTTGTACAAGAATTTGGCTTAGGCAAGATCACTTTAAACTACTCGCGTCCCAATACTAAAGGCCGTAAAATATTTGGCGCATTAGAGCCATATGGTAAGGTTTGGCGTACCGGCGCAAACAATGCCACCGTAATTACCTTTACCGATGACGTTACGATTGAGGGCAACAAAGTGCCGGCCGGCGAATATGCCTTTTTTTCGATTCCTGATGCCAATGAGTGGACCATCATCCTGAACAAAACCACTAAACAATGGGGCGCTTATGAATATAAGCAGGCCGACGACTTTTTACGTTTTAAAGTAAAAGCTGCCAAAACTGCCGCACCTGTTGAAACTTTTACCATGCAATTTGCTAATGTTTTACCAACCACCGCCGAATTGCAATTAATGTGGGAACGTACTGCTATCAATTTGCATTTAGCAACCGATATTGATAGCCGGGTTATGGCCGGTATTGAAACCGCCATGAAGGGCGAAAAGAAGCCTTATTTTGCTGCTGTACAGTATTACTACGAAAACGGTAAAGATTTAAATAAGGCCTTGGAGTGGATTACCGAAGCTGAAAAAACAGCGCCCAAAGCCCCTTATTACAAATTATGGAAGGCGCGTATTCAATTGAAAATGGGAAACAAGGCTGCGGCTATTGCCACAGCTGAAGAAGGTGCACGCCTGGCAAGAGAAGAAAAGAATGATGAATACATTCGCTTAAACGAAGGAGTTATAAAACAAGCGAAGGGATAA
- a CDS encoding nuclear transport factor 2 family protein: MKKFSLINLAIILLMITTTLSSKAQKQPRANAKKAVEEAVEKLRTLMVNPDSAALSAMASEKLTFGHSSGKIQNKQEFLHSFISGDTDFTSLEFSDQTITVSGSTAIVRHTLTGATNDKGKAPGTAKLLIILVWQKVKGQWVLLARQAVKPPVA, from the coding sequence ATGAAGAAATTTAGTCTAATTAATCTTGCTATCATTCTGCTCATGATCACCACTACCCTATCTTCTAAGGCACAAAAACAGCCAAGAGCTAATGCCAAAAAAGCTGTCGAAGAAGCTGTTGAAAAGCTGCGTACGCTAATGGTTAACCCCGATAGTGCAGCACTTTCAGCAATGGCGTCTGAAAAATTAACTTTCGGTCATTCGAGCGGTAAGATTCAAAATAAGCAGGAGTTTTTGCATTCATTCATCTCGGGCGATACTGATTTTACCAGCCTTGAATTTAGCGATCAAACTATAACAGTATCTGGAAGTACAGCTATTGTACGGCACACCCTAACCGGTGCCACAAATGATAAAGGCAAAGCACCTGGTACAGCTAAACTACTTATTATACTGGTTTGGCAAAAAGTAAAAGGTCAATGGGTGCTGTTAGCCCGTCAGGCAGTAAAACCTCCGGTTGCATAA
- a CDS encoding sodium:solute symporter: MSLTDWIVLAVTLSVIITYGIYKSRGSKNLDQYLVGGRSLPWYHIGLSVMATQASAITFLSAPGLAYSDGMRFVQFYFGLPLAMIVLCITFVPIFHRLKVYTAYEFLEQRFDLKTRALTAFLFLLQRGLSTGITIYAPSIILSAILQINVVYTTLFIGTLVIVYTVYGGTKAVSYTQMLQMSIIFAGMFLAGVTVVMLLPDGVGFKNSLQLAGKLGRMNVIDWHFDPKNQYSVWSGLVGGFFLQLSYFGTDQSQVGRYLTGSSAGQSRIGLLMNGLIKIPMQFLILLIGILVFAFYQFTQPPMFFNRNEVEQIKTSRYAVQYQRLETQYAQAFKSKKEKSEALLNALDSKDKKGIDAAQSRLQQATTEADTLRKQGIALMKQNNALADVNDTNYVFLNFVTHYLPKGLIGLLIAIVFLASMGSTASALNSLASTTVVDIYKRVINKNASDKSYVTASRWATVFWGVICLIMALYAGQLGNLLEAVNKLGSYIYGVILGVFVVAFYLKHIKGSAVFLAAILAEAVVVYVGYTDKVAYLWLNALGCIALVLIALVVNPFLNKKPDTQAGL, encoded by the coding sequence ATGAGCCTTACCGATTGGATTGTTTTAGCTGTTACCCTGTCTGTAATAATTACTTACGGCATTTATAAAAGCAGGGGGAGCAAAAATCTGGATCAGTACCTGGTAGGCGGCCGCTCGCTGCCGTGGTACCACATCGGTTTATCGGTTATGGCCACACAGGCCAGTGCTATTACCTTTCTTTCGGCACCTGGTCTGGCTTATTCAGACGGGATGCGCTTTGTGCAGTTTTACTTTGGTCTGCCCCTGGCCATGATTGTGCTCTGTATCACTTTCGTACCCATTTTTCATCGGTTAAAAGTTTATACCGCCTACGAGTTTCTGGAGCAGCGCTTTGATTTGAAAACCCGTGCTTTAACTGCTTTTTTGTTTTTATTGCAACGCGGCTTGTCAACAGGAATCACCATATATGCGCCCTCTATAATTTTGTCAGCTATCCTTCAAATTAATGTGGTTTATACCACACTGTTTATTGGTACGCTGGTTATTGTATATACGGTTTACGGAGGAACTAAGGCGGTGTCTTACACGCAAATGCTGCAAATGAGCATCATATTTGCCGGCATGTTTTTAGCCGGGGTGACAGTAGTAATGTTACTGCCAGATGGTGTTGGATTTAAAAACTCGCTGCAACTGGCAGGCAAACTTGGCCGCATGAACGTAATTGATTGGCATTTTGATCCTAAAAATCAGTACAGTGTTTGGAGCGGTTTAGTAGGTGGATTCTTTTTGCAGTTATCTTATTTTGGTACAGACCAAAGCCAGGTTGGGCGTTACTTAACGGGCAGTTCGGCGGGGCAAAGCCGCATTGGCTTGCTCATGAACGGCCTCATTAAAATACCGATGCAATTTCTGATACTGCTTATTGGGATACTGGTGTTTGCATTTTATCAGTTTACACAGCCGCCCATGTTTTTTAACCGTAACGAGGTTGAACAAATAAAGACCAGCCGCTACGCTGTGCAATACCAACGGCTGGAAACCCAATATGCCCAGGCATTTAAAAGTAAAAAGGAGAAGAGTGAAGCTTTGTTAAATGCTTTAGATAGCAAGGATAAAAAGGGGATAGATGCTGCCCAAAGCAGGCTGCAACAAGCCACTACCGAGGCCGATACGCTGCGAAAACAAGGAATTGCTTTAATGAAGCAAAACAATGCCCTGGCCGATGTGAATGATACCAACTACGTTTTCCTGAATTTTGTAACGCATTATTTGCCTAAAGGGTTAATCGGCTTGCTGATCGCTATTGTGTTCCTGGCCTCTATGGGATCAACGGCCAGTGCGCTTAATTCGCTGGCGTCGACCACTGTGGTTGATATTTATAAACGGGTGATTAATAAAAATGCCAGTGATAAGAGCTATGTAACCGCCTCGCGTTGGGCTACAGTTTTTTGGGGTGTTATTTGCCTAATTATGGCGCTGTACGCCGGGCAATTGGGCAACCTGCTTGAGGCGGTTAATAAACTGGGTTCGTACATTTATGGCGTTATATTGGGCGTGTTTGTGGTTGCCTTTTACCTGAAACATATTAAAGGCAGTGCCGTCTTCTTAGCAGCAATACTGGCCGAAGCCGTTGTAGTATACGTAGGGTATACTGATAAAGTAGCTTATTTATGGCTTAATGCCTTGGGCTGTATTGCATTGGTGTTAATAGCACTGGTTGTCAATCCGTTCTTAAACAAAAAGCCCGACACTCAGGCCGGGCTTTGA
- a CDS encoding glycoside hydrolase 43 family protein — protein MHKAGIYILAIAAFVIALNARAQTNPVSKTWVADKGNGTYQNPILYADYSDPDAIRVGNDYYMTASSFNCTPGLPILHSKDLVNWRLINYALPKQVPADVFSQPQHGKGVWAPCIRFHNNEFYIYYPDPDFGIYVIKTKNPAGEWSKPQIVLPGKGYIDPTPLWDDDGKVYLAIGWAGSRAGVKSLLTVFRMNSAGTKVVNDGRHVFDGHESHPTIEGPKFYKRNGYYYLFAPAGGVGTGWQLVLRSKNVYGPYEEKIVMDQGKSSVNGPHQGAWVETQTGESWFIHFQDKGAYGRITHLQPMRWVNNWPVIGADPDGDGKGEPVLVYKKPNVGKTYAIVTPPESDEFNTDSLGLQWQWHANPRLEWSAKIPGKGYLRLFAYATEKGAQSLWPVPNLLMQKLPAPAFTATTKVKYTVEQDAWQDKKAGLLMMGNDYAYISISKDEKGYKISQVTCKGAVNGAGENTIDEKRISSNAAWLRMQVIAPDAKCSFSYSEDGINFKPIGETFTAAPDKWIGAKMGLFCISKPEARTGGYADFDWFRVEK, from the coding sequence ATGCATAAAGCAGGTATATATATTCTGGCCATTGCTGCCTTTGTGATTGCCTTAAACGCCCGGGCACAAACCAATCCGGTATCCAAAACCTGGGTTGCCGATAAAGGCAATGGCACCTATCAAAACCCGATCTTGTATGCCGACTATTCGGACCCTGATGCCATACGGGTTGGCAATGATTACTATATGACGGCTTCCAGCTTTAACTGCACGCCCGGCCTACCCATTCTACACTCAAAAGATCTGGTAAACTGGCGACTGATTAATTATGCATTGCCTAAGCAAGTTCCGGCCGATGTATTTAGCCAGCCACAACATGGTAAAGGCGTTTGGGCGCCTTGTATCCGCTTTCATAACAACGAGTTTTATATTTACTATCCGGATCCTGACTTTGGTATATACGTTATTAAAACCAAGAACCCGGCGGGTGAATGGTCGAAACCGCAAATTGTATTACCCGGCAAAGGATATATTGATCCTACTCCACTTTGGGACGATGACGGCAAAGTTTACCTGGCCATAGGCTGGGCCGGTAGTCGTGCCGGTGTAAAAAGCCTGCTCACTGTTTTCAGGATGAATAGCGCAGGTACTAAGGTTGTTAATGATGGCCGCCATGTGTTTGACGGGCACGAAAGCCACCCTACTATTGAAGGCCCTAAGTTTTACAAACGCAATGGTTATTACTATCTGTTTGCACCTGCCGGTGGTGTAGGCACGGGCTGGCAGTTAGTACTTCGCTCTAAAAACGTATATGGCCCTTACGAAGAAAAAATTGTGATGGATCAGGGCAAATCATCTGTCAACGGCCCGCACCAGGGGGCCTGGGTGGAAACGCAAACCGGCGAATCGTGGTTCATTCACTTTCAGGACAAGGGCGCTTATGGCCGCATTACACATTTGCAACCCATGCGCTGGGTAAACAACTGGCCCGTTATAGGTGCCGACCCTGATGGCGATGGCAAGGGCGAACCGGTATTGGTTTATAAAAAGCCCAATGTTGGTAAAACGTATGCTATTGTTACACCACCAGAGAGTGATGAATTTAATACCGACAGTTTAGGACTTCAGTGGCAATGGCATGCCAATCCGCGATTAGAATGGAGTGCCAAAATACCAGGCAAAGGTTACCTGCGTCTCTTTGCCTACGCTACCGAAAAAGGGGCGCAAAGCCTGTGGCCAGTGCCTAATTTATTGATGCAAAAACTGCCTGCACCCGCTTTTACTGCTACCACCAAAGTTAAATACACCGTTGAGCAGGATGCCTGGCAAGATAAAAAAGCAGGTTTGCTGATGATGGGTAACGATTACGCCTATATAAGCATCAGCAAAGACGAAAAAGGCTATAAAATTAGCCAGGTGACTTGCAAAGGTGCGGTTAACGGTGCTGGAGAGAACACGATTGATGAAAAAAGGATAAGCAGCAATGCAGCCTGGCTGCGCATGCAGGTAATTGCCCCTGATGCCAAATGCAGTTTTAGCTATAGCGAGGACGGCATCAATTTTAAACCCATTGGTGAGACATTTACCGCCGCCCCCGACAAATGGATAGGCGCTAAAATGGGATTATTTTGCATTAGCAAACCGGAGGCACGCACCGGTGGATATGCCGATTTTGACTGGTTCAGGGTAGAGAAATAA
- the kduI gene encoding 5-dehydro-4-deoxy-D-glucuronate isomerase gives MEIRFEHSKKEVSRMTTEELREAFLVENLMQADKLTSVYSHYDRTIVGGVKPVNSAVTLDNHPELRAEYFLERREIGIINVGGNGVVIADGQTYELDKMSCLYLGKGTKDVSFKSTDGNNPAVYYLLSNPAHANYPNRLMTKEEAAPVQLGDITTSNKRTIYKYIHLDGIRSCQLVMGLTVLETGSVWNSVPPHTHTRRTEVYFYFDLPENQRLFHFMGEPQATRNIVMQNHDAVISPPWSVHFGCGTSNYAFIWGMAGENQVYTDMDPLAVVEVK, from the coding sequence ATGGAAATAAGATTTGAGCATAGCAAGAAAGAGGTAAGCCGCATGACCACCGAGGAGCTTAGAGAGGCTTTTTTAGTGGAGAACCTAATGCAAGCTGACAAATTAACCTCGGTTTACTCGCATTACGACCGCACTATTGTTGGCGGTGTAAAACCGGTTAACAGCGCCGTTACCTTAGACAATCATCCCGAACTACGTGCCGAGTACTTTCTGGAGCGCCGCGAAATAGGCATCATTAACGTGGGAGGCAACGGCGTTGTAATAGCCGACGGACAAACTTACGAACTGGATAAAATGAGCTGCTTGTACCTGGGAAAAGGCACTAAAGACGTAAGTTTTAAAAGCACAGATGGCAACAACCCTGCCGTATATTACCTGCTGTCGAACCCTGCCCATGCAAATTATCCTAACCGTTTAATGACCAAGGAAGAAGCAGCACCGGTACAACTGGGCGATATTACCACCTCAAACAAGCGCACTATTTACAAATATATTCACCTAGATGGCATACGCAGCTGCCAACTGGTTATGGGCTTAACTGTACTGGAAACCGGCAGTGTATGGAACTCGGTACCGCCGCATACACACACCCGCCGCACCGAAGTATATTTTTACTTCGATTTGCCCGAAAACCAACGCCTGTTCCATTTTATGGGCGAGCCACAGGCCACCCGTAATATTGTGATGCAAAATCATGACGCGGTGATATCTCCGCCATGGTCTGTACACTTTGGCTGCGGTACAAGCAACTACGCCTTCATTTGGGGCATGGCCGGCGAAAACCAGGTTTACACCGATATGGATCCGCTAGCGGTTGTTGAGGTTAAATAA